In a single window of the Corvus hawaiiensis isolate bCorHaw1 chromosome 19, bCorHaw1.pri.cur, whole genome shotgun sequence genome:
- the CYGB gene encoding cytoglobin, which yields MEKVQGEMEIERWERSEEISDAEKKVIQEIWSRVYANCEDVGVSILIRFFVNFPSAKQYFSQFKHMEDPLEMERSLQLRKHARRVMGAINTVVENLNDSEKVSSVLALVGKAHALKHKVEPIYFKKLTGVMLEVIAEEYPNDFTPEAHGAWTKMKTLIYTHVTAAYKEVGWAQYPTATL from the exons ATGGAGAAAGTCCAGGGAGAAATGGAGATTGAGAGATGGGAAAGAAGTGAAGAGATTTCAGACGCAGAAAAAAAGGTTATTCAAGAGATATGGAGCAGAGTATATGCAAACTGCGAGGACGTTGGGGTCTCCATACTCATCAG GTTTTTTGTGAACTTCCCCTCGGCCAAGCAGTACTTCAGCCAGTTCAAGCACATGGAGGACCCGCTGGAGATGGAGAGGAGCTTGCAGCTGCGCAAGCACGCTCGGAGGGTCATGGGGGCCATCAACACCGTGGTGGAGAACCTCAACGACTCCGAAAAGGTCTCCTCTGTCCTGGCCCTGGTGGGCAAGGCCCACGCCCTCAAGCACAAAGTGGAGCCCATCTACTTTAAG AAACTCACTGGTGTCATGCTGGAGGTCATTGCTGAGGAATACCCCAACGACTTCACCCCGGAGGCACACGGAGCCTGGACCAAGATGAAGACCCTCATCTACACCCACGTGACGGCGGCCTACAAGGAGGTGGGCTGGGCTCAGTACCCCACTGCCACCCTGTGA